Proteins found in one Hevea brasiliensis isolate MT/VB/25A 57/8 chromosome 18, ASM3005281v1, whole genome shotgun sequence genomic segment:
- the LOC110662870 gene encoding cytochrome c1-2, heme protein, mitochondrial, whose translation MAGGGFIHQLLRRKLQPHSAASPFLSIFTSKKVHDDTGSVGMKSLRTFALLGAGLSGFLSFATVASADEAEHGLECPSYPWPHKGILSSYDHASIRRGHQVYQEVCASCHSMSLISYRDLVGVAYTEEEVKAMAAEIEVVDGPNDEGEMFTRPGKLSDRFPQPYANEQAARFANGGAYPPDLSLITKARHNGQNYVFALLTGYHDPPAGVSIREGLHYNPYFPGGAIAMPKMLNDGAVEYEDGTPATEAQMGKDVVTFLSWAAEPEMEERKLMGFKWIFVLSLALLQAAYYRRLKWSVLKSRRLVVDVVN comes from the exons ATGGCTGGAGGAGGATTCATCCACCAGCTTTTGAGGAGGAAGCTTCAGCCACACTCTGCT GCATCTCCATTTTTATCTATCTTTACTTCAAAGAAAGTTCATGATGACACTGGATCAGTGGGTATGAAGTCCCTAAGAACATTTGCGCTCCTTGGAGCTGGCCTTTCTGGGTTTCTTAGTTTCGCAACTGTAGCATCTGCTGATGAGGCTGAACACGGCTTAGAATGTCCGAGCTATCCTTGGCCTCACAAAGGCATTCTCAGTTCATATGACCATGCATC GATTCGCCGTGGTCACCAAGTTTACCAGGAAGTGTGTGCATCTTGCCACTCCATGTCTTTGATATCATATCGTGATTTGGTAGGTGTTGCatatacagaagaggaggtgaaAGCAATGGCAGCTGAGATTGAGGTAGTTGATGGGCCCAACGATGAGGGTGAGATGTTTACTCGTCCTGGTAAACTCAGTGATCGTTTTCCTCAGCCATATGCAAATGAACAAGCGGCCAGATTTGCTAATGGAGGGGCTTATCCTCCTGATTTAAGTCTTATTACGAAA GCTCGTCACAATGGTCAGAATTATGTTTTTGCTCTTTTAACTGGTTACCATGATCCTCCTGCTGGTGTTTCA ATCAGAGAGGGGTTGCATTACAATCCTTACTTTCCTGGGGGAGCTATTGCCATGCCTAAAATGCTGAATGATGGTGCCGTTGAGTATGAAGATGGTACCCCTGCAACAGAAGCACAG ATGGGAAAAGATGTTGTAACGTTCTTATCATGGGCAGCAGAGCCAGAAATGGAAGAAAGGAAATTG ATGGGTTTTAAGTGGATATTTGTACTCTCACTGGCATTACTTCAGGCTGCATATTACCGGCGATTGAAGTGGTCAGTTCTCAAGTCTCGCAGGCTAGTTGTTGACGTCGTCAACTAA